A portion of the Gossypium arboreum isolate Shixiya-1 chromosome 8, ASM2569848v2, whole genome shotgun sequence genome contains these proteins:
- the LOC108464520 gene encoding nucleolar complex-associated protein 2 has product MSKSPSAAKEHKEQLERLQKKDPEFYQYLQQYGKDLLTFDDEDEDFDDDAEVDMEDAETQLDGETYQHDIPEEEEKPSKNVLTTEMVNSWCKSIREDEKLSAVHSLMKAFRTACHYGDDTGTDSSAKFAVMSSSVFNKIMLFTLSEMDRILRKLLKLPASGGKKETIIELMNTKQWKNYNHLVKSYLGNALHVLNQMTDTKMISFTLRRLQYSSVFLAAFPSLLRKYIKVALHFWGTGGDALPVVSFLFLRDLCVRLGSDCLDECFRGIYKAYVLNCHFVNASKLQHIQFLANCVIELIRVDLPTAYQHAFVFIRQLAMLLRDALNMKTKEAYRKVYEWKFINCLELWTGAICTYSSEADFRPLAYPLTQIISGVARLVPTARYFPLRLRCVKMLNRISAATGTFIPVSMLLLDMLEMKELNRPPTGGVGKAVDLRTTLKASKPILKTRAFQEACVISVVEELAEHLAQWSYSVAFFELSFIPAVRLRSFCKCTKVERFRKEMRHLIRKIEANDKFTNERRASVTFLPNDNAATSFLEDEKKMGTSPLSQYVTTLRQRAQQRNDSMMESSVVVGEKSAVFGKKLDQILDSDEEDDIRNDDGASVFSSSWLPGGDSRANLPKEEKKKKKKKKKKKKKGMEQDERVGDDEDVVEDLVLSSDEDEDEDEEDTAEEDGNEEQLGGSKQQNKKQKPKNLSNKNVRSHHHAKNNKSKKRKRAKLN; this is encoded by the exons ATGTCAAAATCTCCAAGTGCTGCTAAAGAACATAAAGAGCAGCTTGAAAGGCTCCAGAAAAAG GATCCAGAGTTCTACCAGTACTTGCAACAATACGGCAAAGACCTTCTTACGTTTGATGATGAAGATGAAGATTTTGAT GATGATGCTGAAGTTGACATGGAAGATGCAGAAACCCAGCTGGATGGTGAGACTTATCAGCATGATATCCCTGAGGAAGAGGAGAAACCATCCAAAAACGTTTTAACTACTGAAATGGTTAATTCTTGGTGTAAATCAATCCGAGAAGATGAGAAACTAAGTGCAGTTCATTCTCTTATGAAGGCTTTCAGGACTGCTTGTCACTATGGTGATGATACTGGGACAGACTCTTCAGCTAAGTTTGCTGTCATGTCAAGCAGTGTATTTAACAAAATAATGTTGTTTACACTATCTGAAATGGATAGAATACTCCGCAAATTGTTGAAACTTCCTGCTTCTGGCGGAAAGAAAGAGACCATAATTGAGCTAATGAACACAAAACAATGGAAGAACTATAACCACTTAGTGAAGTCGTATCTTGGAAATGCCCTGCACGTTTTGAACCAAATGACTGACACGAAAATGATATCATTCACTTTAAGGCGTCTCCAGTATTCGTCTGTGTTTTTGGCTGCTTTTCCAAGCCTTCTCAGGAAATACATCAAG GTAGCACTTCACTTTTGGGGTACAGGAGGCGATGCTCTGCCTGTTGTCTCCTTTCTATTTCTTAGAGATCTTTGTGTTCGCCTAGGATCAGATTGTTTAGATGAATGTTTCAGAGGGATCTACAAAGCCTATGTTTTGAACTGCCACTTCGTTAATGCATCTAAATTACAGCATATCCAATTTCTTGCCAATTGTGTCATAGAACTTATTCGAGTGGACCTTCCAACGGCATATCAACATGCATTTGTTTTTATCAGACAATTAGCAATGCTTCTCCGGGATGCACTCAACATGAAAACTAAG GAAGCATACCGCAAGGTTTATGAATGGAAGTTTATTAACTGTCTTGAACTTTGGACTGGAGCTATCTGTACCTATAGCTCAGAAGCTGATTTTAGGCCGCTTGCTTATCCATTGACCCAAATTATTTCTGGGGTTGCCCGTCTAGTTCCAACTGCTCGATATTTTCCGCTTAGATTGAGGTGTGTTAAAATGCTGAACCGCATTTCTGCAGCTACTGGTACATTTATTCCTGTTTCTATGCTTCTTTTGGACATGCTGGAGATGAAAGAGTTAAATAGACCTCCCACTGGAGGTGTTGGCAAAGCTGTTGATTTACGTACAACACTCAAG GCAAGCAAGCCCATTCTAAAGACACGAGCCTTTCAAGAGGCATGTGTGATTTCTGTGGTTGAAGAGCTCGCTGAACATTTAGCTCAATGGAGCTATTCTGTTGCTTTCTTTGAATTGTCTTTTATTCCAGCTGTGAGGTTGCGTTCCTTCTGCAAATGTACTAAAGTTGAAAGATTCCGAAAAGAAATGAGGCATCTTATTCGTAAG ATTGAGGCGAATGATAAGTTTACTAATGAAAGGCGTGCATCAGTTACATTTCTACCAAATGATAATGCAGCAACTTCTTTCCTTGAG GATGAGAAAAAGATGGGGACTAGTCCTCTCTCACAGTATGTTACAACACTGCGTCAAAGAGCACAACAGAGAAATGATTCAATGATGGAATCCAG TGTTGTTGTTGGCGAAAAGTCTGCTGTCTTTGGAAAAAAGCTTGATCAGATCCTTGatagtgatgaagaagatgatatcaGGAACGACGATGGTGCTTCAGTTTTCAGTTCCTCCTGGTTACCTGGAGGTGATTCCAG GGCCAATCTTCCaaaggaggagaagaagaagaagaagaagaagaagaagaagaagaagaaagggaTGGAACAAGATGAAAGGGTTGGTGACGATGAAGATGTTGTGGAAGACTTGGTACTTAGTTCggatgaagatgaagatgaagatgaagaagatACTGCCGAGGAAGATGGCAATGAAGAGCAGCTAGGTGGTAGCAAACAGCAGAACAAGAAGCAAAAACCTAAGAATTTATCAAACAAGAATGTAAGATCTCATCATCACgcaaaaaataataaatcaaagaagagaaaaagagcGAAGCTAAATTAA
- the LOC108464482 gene encoding alkaline/neutral invertase A, mitochondrial-like translates to MPKTRFLRISVVSSIVWSLFPRLWTPFPRQRTPISLSKPLIIPRQNPLKGKPIFFSQSPHSARTTKGHEKKRFHVVFFSISISLFSVMSVMNFIRNSPMELPSRVLNLRNSSFFGFRHWFHHPFPCEQKLFCKTNAFLPNFSYNSQFHAYPSRFLPFRRVINNTKKPNWSTSLDLSQSGSVSRPYGVSTDVRVASRVRDLSTSVETRVKDQNLDKFYLQNGINVNPFVVERIEKVENVLGGEVPVAEDVNNVKNIGEALEGRKSGIKVESDIEKEAWNLLRGAVVTYCGSPVGTVAANDPGDKQPLNYDQVFIRDFVPSALAFLLKGEGEIVKNFLLHTLQLQSWEKTVDCYSPGQGLMPASFKVRTLPLDGNKFEEVLDPDFGESAIGRVAPVDSGLWWIILLRAYGKITGDCTLQERVDVQTGIKLILNLCLADGFDMFPSLLVTDGSCMIDRRMGIHGHPLEIQALFYAALRSSLEMLTANERSKNLIRAINNRLSALSFHIREYYWVDMKKINEIYRYKTEEYSMDATNKFNIYPEQIPSWLMDWIPEEGGYLIGNLQPAHMDFRFFTLGNLWSIVSSLGTPKQNEAILNLIEAKWGDIVGHMPLKILYPAVENEEWRIITGSDPKNTPWSYHNGGSWPTLLWQFTLACIKMRRLELAEKAVALAEKRLSIDHWPEYYDTRNGKFIGKQSRLYQTWSIAGFLTSKMMLENPETGSLLFWDEDYNLLEICVCGLSKSGRKKCSRGAARSQILI, encoded by the exons ATGCCTAAGACGCGCTTTCTAAGAATCAGTGTGGTTTCATCCATCGTTTGGTCTCTATTTCCAAGACTCTGGACCCCATTTCCCCGTCAAAGGACACCAATCTCTCTTTCAAAACCTCTTATTATCCCAAGACAAAACCCATTAAAAGGGAAGCCGATCTTTTTTTCTCAGTCTCCTCATTCAGCTCGCACAACCAAAGGGCACGAAAAGAAACGATTTCATGTTGTATTCTTCTCTATCTCCATATCTTTGTTTTCAGTTATGAGCGTCATGAATTTTATCCGCAATTCCCCTATGGAGCTTCCTTCGAGGGTCCTAAACCTCAGAAACTCATCGTTTTTCGGGTTCAGACATTGGTTTCATCATCCCTTTCCTTGTGAGCAAAAGCTTTTCTGCAAGACCAATGCTTTTCTTCCGAATTTCAGTTACAACTCTCAATTCCACGCCTACCCTTCTCGATTCTTACCCTTTAGACGCGTTATCAATAATACGAAGAAGCCGAATTGGTCAACAAGTTTGGATCTCTCTCAATCCGGGTCTGTTTCTAGGCCTTACGGTGTCTCTACTGATGTCAGGGTAGCATCAAGGGTGAGAGATCTCTCAACATCGGTTGAAACCCGCGTAAAAGACCAGAATTTGGACAAATTTTACTTGCAAAACGGCATCAATGTGAATCCGTTTGTTGTTGAAAGGATTGAAAAGGTTGAGAACGTTTTAGGAGGAGAAGTTCCTGTGGCTGAAGATGTAAACAACGTGAAGAACATCGGGGAGGCTTTGGAGGGAAGGAAGAGTGGAATTAAAGTTGAGAGCGACATTGAAAAGGAGGCATGGAATTTGTTGAGAGGTGCAGTTGTGACGTATTGTGGATCCCCTGTTGGTACAGTGGCTGCAAACGATCCAGGTGACAAGCAGCCCTTGAATTATGATCAGGTTTTCATTCGTGATTTTGTGCCTTCGGCTTTGGCTTTCTTGCTTAAAGGTGAAGGAGAAATTGTCAAGAATTTTCTCCTCCATACCTTGCAGTTGCAG AGTTGGGAGAAAACTGTGGACTGCTATAGTCCTGGACAGGGTTTGATGCCAGCTAGTTTTAAGGTCAGAACTTTACCTCTTGATGGTAATAAGTTTGAGGAAGTACTGGATCCAGATTTTGGAGAATCAGCTATTGGTCGTGTTGCCCCAGTGGACTCTG GATTGTGGTGGATTATATTGCTGAGGGCATATGGGAAGATCACTGGTGATTGTACGTTGCAAGAGAGAGTGGATGTTCAAACAGGAATAAAACTGATCCTCAACTTGTGTTTAGCTGATGGATTTGATATGTTTCCTTCTCTGTTAGTCACTGATGGATCCTGCATGATAGACAGAAGGATGGGCATTCATGGTCATCCCCTTGAGATCCAA GCTTTGTTTTATGCTGCTCTACGTTCTTCTCTTGAGATGCTCACTGCAAATGAAAGGTCCAAGAATTTGATAAGAGCTATCAATAATCGGCTGAGTGCACTATCATTCCACATTAGAGAATACTACTGGGTTGACATGAAAAAGATTAATGAGATTTACCGATATAAGACAGAAGAGTATTCCATGGATGCTACCAACAAATTCAATATTTATCCCGAGCAAATTCCTTCATGGCTTATGGATTGGATACCTGAAGAAGGTGGGTATCTAATTGGCAATCTACAGCCAGCTCACATGGATTTTAGGTTCTTCACGCTTGGGAATCTCTGGTCCATTGTTTCATCACTGGGCACTCCAAAGCAGAATGAAGCTATTCTCAACTTAATTGAAGCCAAATGGGGTGATATTGTGGGACATATGCCTCTCAAGATATTATATCCTGCAGTGGAGAATGAAGAGTGGCGCATAATAACTGGCAGTGATCCAAAGAATAC CCCTTGGTCCTATCATAATGGTGGATCCTGGCCAACACTTCTCTGGCAG TTCACTTTGGCTTGCATCAAGATGCGCAGATTAGAACTAGCTGAGAAGGCAGTTGCTTTGGCAGAGAAGAGGCTTTCAATTGATCATTGGCCTGAATATTATGACACCCGAAATGGAAAGTTTATTGGAAAGCAATCCCGACTTTACCAAACATGGAGTATTGCCGGTTTCCTGACCTCTAAAATGATGTTGGAGAATCCAGAGACGGGCTCTTTGTTATTCTGGGATGAGGACTATAATCTTCTAGAGATCTGTGTTTGTGGTCTTAGCAAAAGCGGCCGGAAGAAATGTTCTCGTGGTGCTGCCAGATCTCAGATACTCATATAA
- the LOC108463274 gene encoding galactinol synthase 2-like: MEVVTTAKTVRPSSPKRAFVTFLAGNGDYVKGVVGLAKGLRKVKSKYPLVVAVLPDVPDDHKKILVDQGCIVKEIDPVYPPENQTQFAMAYYVINYSKLRIWEFVEYSKMIYLDGDIQVFDNIDHLFDMEDGYFYAVMDCFCEKTWSHTPQYKIGYCQQCPDKVQWPSRLGPKPPLYFNAGMFVYEPNLSVYDDLLTTLKVTPPTPFAEQDYLNMYFRDIYRPIPPIYNLVLAMLWRHPENIELEKVKVVHYCAAGSKPWRFTGKEDNMDRKDIKTLVTKWWDIYNDESLDYANAVGYGEAEDEQTGLEPFLAAMSDACVVQYINAPSAA; this comes from the exons ATGGAAGTTGTTACCACCGCCAAGACTGTTCGCCCAAGCTCTCCCAAAAGGGCTTTTGTTACATTCTTGGCAGGGAACGGGGACTACGTTAAGGGCGTGGTTGGGTTAGCCAAGGGGCTGAGGAAGGTTAAGAGCAAGTACCCACTTGTGGTGGCGGTCTTACCCGACGTTCCAGATGACCACAAGAAGATCCTAGTGGATCAGGGGTGCATAGTCAAGGAGATCGACCCTGTTTACCCACCTGAGAACCAGACCCAGTTTGCCATGGCCTACTATGTCATCAACTATTCCAAGCTACGTATCTGGGAG TTTGTGGAGTATTCCAAGATGATATATTTGGACGGAGACATCCAAGTGTTTGATAATATAGATCACTTGTTTGACATGGAAGATGGCTACTTTTATGCTGTGATGGATTGCTTCTGTGAGAAAACATGGAGCCACACTCCACAGTACAAGATTGGCTATTGCCAGCAGTGCCCTGATAAGGTTCAGTGGCCTTCTCGGTTGGGTCCTAAGCCTCCTCTTTACTTCAATGCTGGGATGTTCGTATATGAACCAAACCTTTCTGTCTATGACGACCTCTTGACTACACTCAAAGTTACCCCTCCTACCCCTTTTGCTGAgcag GATTATCTGAACATGTATTTCAGGGACATATACAGACCCATTCCACCAATTTACAACTTGGTGCTGGCCATGCTATGGCGCCACCCAGAGAACATTGAGCTAGAAAAAGTGAAGGTTGTTCACTACTGTGCTGCTGGGTCCAAGCCCTGGAGATTTACTGGTAAAGAAGATAACATGGACAGGAAAGACATTAAGACGCTGGTAACAAAATGGTGGGACATTTACAATGACGAATCGCTTGACTACGCAAATGCTGTGGGTTACGGTGAAGCAGAAGACGAACAAACAGGGCTAGAACCATTTTTGGCAGCTATGTCAGATGCTTGCGTTGTTCAATATATTAACGCCCCCTCTGCTGCTTAA
- the LOC108464466 gene encoding pentatricopeptide repeat-containing protein At1g56690, mitochondrial-like: MRFLLNTCRAYSTSFSVVPRYRITQLGRVGQIENARQVFDELPNKTVDSWNSIIAGYFQNNQPDEALLLFKKMPEKNIVSWNGLISGYIKNGMVSEAREVFDKMPERNVVSWTAMIRGYVQEGMTGEAVSLFWLMPEKNVVSWTVMLGGLIQEGRIDEARRLYDMMPEKDVVARTNMMAGYCKEGRLSDAREIFDEMPWRNVVAWTTMITGYVQNNRVDVARKLFEVMPVKNEVSWTAMLMGYTQCGRIEAALELFEAMPMKSVVTGNALILGFGQNGEVAKARRVFDQMKVKDDATWSAVIKVYERKGFELKALDLFILMQKEGIRPKFPSLITILSVCASLASLDHGRQVHAQLVRSRFDEAVYVSSVLLTMYIKCGDLPKAKLVFDKFSSKDIVMWNSMISGYAQHGLGEEALEIFQSMFSTGMVPDDVTFVGVLTACNYTGKVKEGLDIFESMKSKYMVEPKTEHYACMVDLLGRAGKINEAVNIIEKMPMEADAAVWGSLLGACRTHAKLDLAEVAAKKLLVIEPENAGPYILLSNIYASQGKWNDVAELRKNMRARSVKKSPGSSWIEVEKRVHVFTTGDIRAHPEHSMIMKMLEKLDVLLREAGYNPDGNFVLHDVDEEEKFYSLRYHSEKLAVAYGLLKVPKEIPIRVMKNLRVCGDCHTAIKLIAKVTEREIILRDANRFHHFKDGICSCRDYW; this comes from the coding sequence ATGCGGTTTCTCTTAAACACATGTAGAGCGTATTCTACGAGTTTTTCGGTTGTACCCAGATATCGGATAACCCAACTTGGTCGTGTGGGTCAAATCGAGAATGCCCGTCAAGTGTTCGATGAATTACCCAACAAAACAGTCGATTCCTGGAACTCTATCATTGCTGGCTACTTTCAGAACAACCAACCTGATGAGGCCCTGCTTCTATTCAAGAAAATGCCGGAGAAAAACATCGTTTCTTGGAATGGTTTAATTTCTGGGTATATAAAAAATGGAATGGTTTCTGAAGCTAGGGAAGTGTTTGATAAAATGCCGGAACGCAATGTAGTTTCATGGACTGCCATGATTCGGGGGTATGTTCAGGAGGGTATGACGGGGGAGGCAGTGTCCCTGTTTTGGTTAATGCCCGAAAAGAACGTGGTTTCATGGACAGTGATGTTAGGTGGACTCATTCAAGAAGGTCGGATTGATGAGGCGCGCAGGCTGTATGATATGATGCCGGAAAAGGATGTGGTTGCTAGGACTAATATGATGGCGGGATATTGTAAAGAAGGACGTTTGAGTGACGCAAGAGAGATTTTTGATGAGATGCCATGGAGAAACGTGGTAGCTTGGACTACTATGATTACGGGTTATGTGCAGAATAATCGTGTCGATGTTGCTAGGAAGCTTTTTGAAGTGATGCCTGTGAAAAATGAGGTGTCATGGACAGCTATGTTGATGGGTTATACACAGTGTGGAAGGATAGAAGCAGCTTTGGAACTTTTCGAGGCAATGCCTATGAAATCAGTCGTCACAGGCAATGCGTTGATTCTTGGGTTCGGCCAAAACGGAGAAGTGGCAAAAGCAAGGAGGGTATTTGATCAAATGAAGGTTAAGGATGATGCGACATGGAGTGCAGTGATTAAGGTTTATGAGAGGAAAGGATTTGAATTGAAAGCACTTGATTTGTTCATATTAATGCAAAAAGAGggcattaggccgaaatttccaTCTTTGATTACTATTCTTTCTGTTTGTGCCAGTTTGGCAAGTCTGGATCATGGTAGGCAGGTTCATGCCCAGTTGGTGAGGTCTCGGTTTGATGAAGCTGTATATGTTTCCTCTGTTTTGCTTACAATGTATATTAAATGTGGCGATCTTCCAAAAGCAAAGTTAGTTTTTGATAAGTTTTCTTCAAAGGATATTGTTATGTGGAATTCTATGATCAGTGGTTATGCCCAGCATGGTTTAGGTGAGGAGGCCTTGGAGATTTTCCAATCAATGTTCTCCACAGGAATGGTACCAGATGATGTTACCTTTGTTGGAGTTCTCACGGCTTGTAACTACACgggcaaggttaaagaagggctAGATATCTTTGAGTCGATGAAATCCAAATATATGGTGGAGCCAAAAACTGAGCATTATGCATGCATGGTGGATTTGCTTGGTCGAGCAGGCAAGATAAATGAGGCAGTGAATATAATTGAAAAAATGCCCATGGAGGCAGATGCTGCTGTTTGGGGTTCTCTGTTAGGGGCCTGTAGAACACATGCAAAGTTGGATCTAGCTGAAGTTGCAGCAAAGAAGCTTCTAGTGATTGAACCTGAAAATGCTGGCCCCTACATCCTGTTGTCAAATATATATGCATCACAAGGTAAATGGAATGACGTGGCAGAGCTGAGAAAAAATATGAGGGCAAGAAGTGTGAAGAAATCACCTGGTTCTAGCTGGATTGAGGTTGAGAAAAGAGTACATGTGTTCACAACAGGTGATATCAGGGCACATCCAGAGCATTCAATGATCATGAAGATGTTGGAAAAATTAGATGTGTTGTTGCGAGAAGCTGGGTATAATCCTGATGGAAATTTTGTGTTGCATGATGTGGACGAGGAAGAAAAGTTCTATAGCTTGAGGTACCACAGCGAGAAATTGGCTGTGGCATACGGGTTGTTGAAGGTTCCTAAGGAGATACCTATTCGTGTCATGAAAAATCTTCGTGTTTGTGGAGATTGCCACACTGCAATCAAATTAATAGCAAAAGTAACCGAGAGAGAGATCATTTTGAGAGATGCTAATAGATTCCATCATTTTAAGGATGGCATCTGTTCTTGCAGGGACTATTGGTAA
- the LOC108464467 gene encoding aspartic proteinase-like isoform X1, whose protein sequence is MLLKLAISTAPAAATIFKAVLSKGVSLNMAHKLVQVTLCLWVFTSLLLPSPTAALYRVSLKKQRLNLNRFKAARIAMNGWGMLHNYGSSDGEVIPLKNYMDAQYYGVIAIGSPPQNFTVLFDTGSSNLWVPSSKCYFSIACYFHSKYKSSRSSTYTKIGKPCEINYGSGSISGFFSQDNVEVGGVAVRDQVFVEATREGSFPTFVLAKFDGILGLGFQEISVGNATPVWYNMLNQDVVREDVFSFWLNRDPSANEGGELVFGGVDPKHYKGKHTYVPVTRKGYWQFDMGDFLIGNNSTGVCEGGCAAIVDSGTSLLAGPTAVVTEINHAIGAEGVVSAECKEVVSQYGDLIWQLLVSGVQPDKVCTQIGLCVLNGTRYMSSGIKIVVEKENMEELSARDRLLCTTCQMTVFWIQSQLKQKGTKDTVLNYVNELCQSLPSPMGESVIDCARISLMPDITFIIGDKPFKLTPDQYIVKMGEGLTTVCVSGFMALDVSPPRGPLWILGDVFMGVYHTVFDYGNLEIGFAEAA, encoded by the exons ATGCTTTTGAAGCTTGCCATCTCAACCGCACCCGCAGCAGCCACCATCTTTAAAGCTGTTCTTAGCAAAG GAGTTTCACTAAACATGGCGCACAAACTTGTTCAAGTGACTTTGTGTTTGTGGGTTTTTACAAGCTTACTTCTCCCCTCTCCCACTGCTGCCCTATACCGGGTCAGTTTGaagaaacaaagattgaatctTAATAGATTTAAGGCTGCTAGAATTGCAATGAATGGATGGGGTATGCTTCATAACTATGGAAGTTCAGATGGAGAAGTAATACCTCTGAAAAACTACATGGATGCCCAATATTATGGAGTGATAGCCATTGGCTCACCTCCACAAAACTTCACCGTCTTATTTGACACTGGCAGTTCCAATCTGTGGGTTCCTTCTTCCAAGTGCTACTTCTCT ATTGCTTGCTATTTCCATTCAAAGTACAAGTCTAGCCGGTCAAGTACATACACAAAGATTG GAAAACCTTGTGAAATAAATTATGGGTCTGGATCAATATCTGGCTTCTTCAGTCAAGACAATGTTGAAGTTGGGGGTGTTGCCGTCAGGGATCAA GTTTTCGTTGAGGCTACCAGAGAAGGAAGTTTCCCTACATTTGTTTTGGCAAAGTTTGATGGAATCCTTGGGCTTGGATTCCAGGAGATTTCAGTGGGGAATGCTACTCCAGTGTG GTACAATATGTTGAACCAAGATGTTGTAAGAGAGGACGTGTTTTCATTCTGGCTCAACAGGGATCCCTCGGCCAATGAGGGAGGAGAACTTGTTTTTGGCGGTGTTGACCCTAAACACTATAAGGGCAAGCATACTTATGTTCCTGTTACTCGAAAAGGCTACTGGCAG TTTGATATGGGGGACTTTCTCATTGGAAACAATTCCACAG GTGTTTGTGAGGGAGGTTGTGCTGCTATTGTGGATTCTGGAACATCCTTACTAGCTGGCCCCACG GCAGTTGTTACTGAAATCAATCATGCCATTGGAGCTGAAGGTGTGGTTAGTGCTGAATGTAAAGAAGTTGTCTCTCAATATGGGGACCTAATATGGCAGCTCTTAGTATCAGGG GTACAACCAGACAAAGTCTGTACTCAGATTGGCTTATGTGTTTTAAATGGGACTCGCTATATGAG CAGTGGAATTAAAATAGTGGTTGAGAAGGAAAACATGGAGGAGTTGTCAGCTCGGGACCGACTGTTGTGCACCACCTGTCAGATGACTGTTTTTTGGATTCAGAGTCAGCTTAAACAAAAGGGCACGAAAGACACAGTTCTCAACTACGTGAATGAG CTATGCCAGAGCCTACCAAGTCCAATGGGAGAATCAGTAATTGACTGTGCTAGGATTTCATTGATGCCAGATATTACATTCATAATAGGAGACAAACCTTTTAAGCTTACTCCGGACCAG TATATTGTGAAGATGGGAGAAGGTCTTACCACAGTGTGTGTGAGTGGATTTATGGCTCTGGATGTCTCCCCACCAAGAGGTCCTCTATG GATTCTTGGAGATGTATTCATGGGGGTATATCATACCGTATTTGACTATGGTAATCTTGAAATTGGTTTTGCAGAAGCTGCTTAG
- the LOC108464467 gene encoding aspartic proteinase-like isoform X2 → MLLKLAISTAPAAATIFKAVLSKGVSLNMAHKLVQVTLCLWVFTSLLLPSPTAALYRVSLKKQRLNLNRFKAARIAMNGWGMLHNYGSSDGEVIPLKNYMDAQYYGVIAIGSPPQNFTVLFDTGSSNLWVPSSKCYFSIACYFHSKYKSSRSSTYTKIGKPCEINYGSGSISGFFSQDNVEVGGVAVRDQVFVEATREGSFPTFVLAKFDGILGLGFQEISVGNATPVWYNMLNQDVVREDVFSFWLNRDPSANEGGELVFGGVDPKHYKGKHTYVPVTRKGYWQFDMGDFLIGNNSTGVCEGGCAAIVDSGTSLLAGPTAVVTEINHAIGAEGVVSAECKEVVSQYGDLIWQLLVSGVQPDKVCTQIGLCVLNGTRYMSGIKIVVEKENMEELSARDRLLCTTCQMTVFWIQSQLKQKGTKDTVLNYVNELCQSLPSPMGESVIDCARISLMPDITFIIGDKPFKLTPDQYIVKMGEGLTTVCVSGFMALDVSPPRGPLWILGDVFMGVYHTVFDYGNLEIGFAEAA, encoded by the exons ATGCTTTTGAAGCTTGCCATCTCAACCGCACCCGCAGCAGCCACCATCTTTAAAGCTGTTCTTAGCAAAG GAGTTTCACTAAACATGGCGCACAAACTTGTTCAAGTGACTTTGTGTTTGTGGGTTTTTACAAGCTTACTTCTCCCCTCTCCCACTGCTGCCCTATACCGGGTCAGTTTGaagaaacaaagattgaatctTAATAGATTTAAGGCTGCTAGAATTGCAATGAATGGATGGGGTATGCTTCATAACTATGGAAGTTCAGATGGAGAAGTAATACCTCTGAAAAACTACATGGATGCCCAATATTATGGAGTGATAGCCATTGGCTCACCTCCACAAAACTTCACCGTCTTATTTGACACTGGCAGTTCCAATCTGTGGGTTCCTTCTTCCAAGTGCTACTTCTCT ATTGCTTGCTATTTCCATTCAAAGTACAAGTCTAGCCGGTCAAGTACATACACAAAGATTG GAAAACCTTGTGAAATAAATTATGGGTCTGGATCAATATCTGGCTTCTTCAGTCAAGACAATGTTGAAGTTGGGGGTGTTGCCGTCAGGGATCAA GTTTTCGTTGAGGCTACCAGAGAAGGAAGTTTCCCTACATTTGTTTTGGCAAAGTTTGATGGAATCCTTGGGCTTGGATTCCAGGAGATTTCAGTGGGGAATGCTACTCCAGTGTG GTACAATATGTTGAACCAAGATGTTGTAAGAGAGGACGTGTTTTCATTCTGGCTCAACAGGGATCCCTCGGCCAATGAGGGAGGAGAACTTGTTTTTGGCGGTGTTGACCCTAAACACTATAAGGGCAAGCATACTTATGTTCCTGTTACTCGAAAAGGCTACTGGCAG TTTGATATGGGGGACTTTCTCATTGGAAACAATTCCACAG GTGTTTGTGAGGGAGGTTGTGCTGCTATTGTGGATTCTGGAACATCCTTACTAGCTGGCCCCACG GCAGTTGTTACTGAAATCAATCATGCCATTGGAGCTGAAGGTGTGGTTAGTGCTGAATGTAAAGAAGTTGTCTCTCAATATGGGGACCTAATATGGCAGCTCTTAGTATCAGGG GTACAACCAGACAAAGTCTGTACTCAGATTGGCTTATGTGTTTTAAATGGGACTCGCTATATGAG TGGAATTAAAATAGTGGTTGAGAAGGAAAACATGGAGGAGTTGTCAGCTCGGGACCGACTGTTGTGCACCACCTGTCAGATGACTGTTTTTTGGATTCAGAGTCAGCTTAAACAAAAGGGCACGAAAGACACAGTTCTCAACTACGTGAATGAG CTATGCCAGAGCCTACCAAGTCCAATGGGAGAATCAGTAATTGACTGTGCTAGGATTTCATTGATGCCAGATATTACATTCATAATAGGAGACAAACCTTTTAAGCTTACTCCGGACCAG TATATTGTGAAGATGGGAGAAGGTCTTACCACAGTGTGTGTGAGTGGATTTATGGCTCTGGATGTCTCCCCACCAAGAGGTCCTCTATG GATTCTTGGAGATGTATTCATGGGGGTATATCATACCGTATTTGACTATGGTAATCTTGAAATTGGTTTTGCAGAAGCTGCTTAG